The Miscanthus floridulus cultivar M001 chromosome 17, ASM1932011v1, whole genome shotgun sequence genome has a window encoding:
- the LOC136516555 gene encoding uncharacterized protein has product MFWRMTGLSAASPVDTILDKENFTLEELLDEDEIIQECKALNTRLINFLRDKAQVQQLLRYIVEEVPEDSEKKQSFKFPFIACEIFTCEIDIILRTLVEDVELMDLLFSFVKPDHPHSTLLAGYFSKVVICLMLRKTASLMNYVQEHPNIVVQLVDLIGITSIMEVLMRLIGADETIYSNFTDTLHWLENTDVLEMIVDKFSSSDSPEVHANAAEILSAVTRCAPPALAAKICSPSFVGRLFRHALEESRPKSVLVHSLSVCISLLDPKRLASASYQAFRSNLTHGTLVTASPETVDGMLESLGDLLKLLDITSSENVLPTTYGCLRPPLGKHRLKIVEFISVLLTIGSEIAEKELINQSVIKHCIDLFFLYPYNNFLHHHVENIIVACLEVKRNQLTDHILNDCGLVGKVLAAEKSPSLPVVSNGPTLPSEGKEPPRIGNIGHITRIANKLIQLGNSDSMIQSHLQENSEWAVWQTDVLVKRNEVGNVYHWACGRPTSLHDRGRDSDDDDFRDRDYDVAALANNLSQAFRYGIYSNDDIEEAQGSHERDDEDVYFDDESAEVVISSLRLGDDQDSSLFTNSNWFTFDGDRGINDLLAASVPSSSPNSEEISLNTEETDEVLTGETTGTESLLESASLENGPVEEAKELAEVANDSDATTVSEKILCTEEDSASHEPETSERPVDAQEGRTGGAAEASSTEGAANEPCSSSEPGNALPESGDTDCRTANSSEPNEIAHESGSPAEVDDEKKSEIATTNE; this is encoded by the exons ATGTTCTGGCGCATGACCGGCCTCTCCGCGGCCTCGCCC GTGGATACAATTCTGGATAAGGAGAACTTTACGTTGGAAGAGCTTCTTGACGAGGATGAAATCATCCAGGAGTGCAAAGCACTGAATACTCGACTCATAAATTT CTTGCGAGATAAGGCCCAAGTGCAGCAGTTACTTCGTTACATTGTGGAAGAAGTTCCAGAGGATTCAGAGAAGAAACAGTCTTTCAA GTTTCCATTTATCGCTTGTGAGATTTTTACTTGTGAAATTGACATTATTTTGAGAACCTtggtagaggatgttgag TTAATGGATTTACTTTTCTCATTTGTAAAACCTGACCATCCGCATAGCACCTTGTTAGCTGGTTACTTCAGTAAG GTGGTTATATGTTTGATGCTACGGAAGACTGCTTCTCTTATGAATTATGTTCAG GAGCATCCAAATATTGTTGTCCAGCTTGTCGACCTCATTGGTATCACATCAATAATGGAG GTGTTGATGAGATTGATTGGTGCTGATGAAACCATATACTCAAATTTCACGGATACGTTGCATTGGTTAGAGAATACAGATGTACTGGAAATGATTGTGGATAAATTTAGCTCATCA GACTCTCCTGAAGTGCATGCAAATGCTGCTGAAATCCTTTCTGCCGTAACTCGATGCGCCCCTCCTGCTCTTGCTGCGAAAATATGCAGCCCAAG TTTTGTTGGTAGGTTGTTTCGTCATGCTCTTGAAGAGTCAAGACCAAAATCTGTTCTGGTTCATTCATTGTCAGTGTGTATATCTTTGTTGGACCCCAAAAGACTAGCATCAGCCTCATACCAAGCATTTAGAAGCAACTTAACTCACGGGACGCTGGTCACAGCCAGTCCAGAAACAGTTGATGGTATGCTGGAGAGTTTAG GTGACTTGCTGAAGTTACTGGACATTACTTCTTCTGAAAATGTTTTGCCTACAACTTATGGATGTTTGCGTCCGCCTCTTGGAAAACACCGTTTGAAG ATTGTAGAGTTCATCTCTGTTTTGCTAACAATTGGTAGCGAAATTGCTGAAAAGGAGCTAATAAACCAATCAGTGATAAAGCATTGCATTGATTTATTTTTTCT GTACCCTTATAATAACTTTTTGCATCATCATGTTGAGAACATTATTGTTGCTTGCCTTGAGGTTAAAAGAAATCAATTGACTGACCATATCCTTAATGACTGCGGCCTTGTTGGTAAAGTCCTTGCCGCTGAAAAAAGTCCATCTCTGCCAGTGGTGTCTAATGGG CCAACGTTACCGTCAGAAGGGAAAGAACCTCCAAGAATTGGGAATATTGGACACATAACTCGAATAGCGAATAAGCTCATTCAATTGGGAAATAGTGACAGCATGATCCAGAGTCACTTGCAG GAGAACAGTGAGTGGGCTGTATGGCAAACAGATGTCCTGGTCAAACGCAATGAGGTGGGGAACGTTTACCATTGGGCATGTGG CCGTCCAACTTCTCTACATGATCGTGGGAGGGATAGCGATGATGACGACTTCCGAGACAGAGACTATGATGTGGCAGCACTTGCTAATAATCTGAGCCAGGCATTTCGATATGGGATATACAGCAATGATGACATTGAAGAG GCACAAGGATCCCACGAACGAGATGATGAG GATGTCTACTTTGATGACGAGTCAGCTGAAGTAGTAATATCTTCATTGCGTTTGGGGGATGATCAGGACAG TTCCCTTTTCACGAATTCAAACTGGTTTACGTTTGATGGTGATAGAGGAATCAATGATCTCCTAGCTGCCTCTGTTCCTTCATCATCCCCCAATTCTGAAGAGATTTCCTTGAACACGGAGGAAACTGATGAAGTGCTAACTGGTGAAACCACTGGTACTGAGTCACTGCTGGAAAGTGCATCCCTTGAAAATGGTCCTGTTGAGGAGGCCAAGGAACTAGCAGAAGTTGCTAACGACAGTGATGCTACCACGGTCAGTGAGAAAATTTTGTGTACAGAAGAGGATAGTGCATCCCATGAGCCTGAAACCTCTGAGCGGCCTGTGGATGCTCAAGAGGGCCGGACTGGAGGTGCGGCTGAAGCATCAAGCACAGAGGGAGCAGCGAATGAACCTTGCAGCTCTTCTGAGCCTGGCAATGCCTTGCCTGAATCTGGTGACACTGATTGTCGCACTGCCAACTCATCTGAGCCTAATGAGATTGCCCATGAATCAGGATCACCTGCGGAGGTTGATGATGAAAAGAAATCTGAGATTGCCACGACAAATGAATGA
- the LOC136516566 gene encoding DNA damage-binding protein 1-like: protein MSVWNYVVTAHKPTSVSHSCVGNFTSPNQLNLIIAKCTRIEIHLLTPQGLQPMLDVPIYGRIATIELFRPHNETQDFLFIATERYKFCVLQWDAEKSELITRAMGDVSDRIGRPTDNGQIGIIDPDCRLIGLHLYDGLFKVIPFDNKGQLKEAFNIRLEELQVLDIKFLHGCVKPTIVVLYQDNKDVRHVKTYEVALKDKDFVEGPWSQNNVDNGAGLLIPVPAPLGGVIIIGEEQIVYCNANSTFKAIPIKQSIIRAYGRVDPDGSRYLLGDNTGILHLLVLTHERERVTGLKIEYLGETSIASSISYLDNGVVYVGSRFGDSQLVKLNLQADASGSFVEILERYVNLGPIVDFCMVDLDRQGQGQVVTCSGAYKDGSLRVVRNGIGINEQASVELQGIKGLWSLKSSFNDPYDMYLVVSFISETRFLAMNMEDELEETEIEGFDAQTETLFCQNAINDLLIQVTANSVWLVSCTSRELVDQWNAPAGFSVNVASANASQVLLATGGGHLVYLEIRDAKLVEVKHAQLEHEISCLDLNPIGENPQYSSLAAVGMWTDISVRIFSLPDLELIRKENLGGEIVPRSVLLCTLEGVSYLLCALGDGNLFSFLLNASTGELTDRKKVTLGTQPISLRTFSSKGTTHMFASSDRPTVIYSSNKKLLYSNVNLKEVNHMCPFNTAAFPDSLAIAKEGELSIGTIDDIQKLHIRTIPLNEQARRICHQEQSRTLAFCSFKCNQSVEESETHLIRLLDHQTFESLCVYPLDQYEYGCSIISCSFADDNNVYYCVGTAYVIPEENEPTKGRILVFAVEDGSLQLIVEKETKGAVYSLNAFNGKLLAAINQKIQLYKWMSREDGSHELQSECGHHGHILALYTQTRGDFIVVGDLMKSISLLVYKHEESAIEERARDYNANWMTAVEMLNDEVYVGAENGYNLFTVRKNSDAATDDERARLEVVGEYHLGEFVNRFRHGSLVMRLPDSEIGQIPTVIFGTINGVIGIIASLPHDQYVFLEKLQSTLVKYIKGVGNLSHEQWRSFHNDKKTAEARNFLDGDLIESFLDLSRSKMEEVSKAMGVPVEELSKRVEELTRLH, encoded by the exons ATGAGCGTGTGGAACTACGTCGTCACGGCGCACAAGCCCACCAGCGTCAGCCACTCCTGCGTCGGCAACTTCACCAGCCCCAACCAGCTCAATCTCATTATCGC GAAATGTACCCGGATCGAGATCCATTTGCTTACCCCTCAGGGCCTTCAG CCGATGCTTGACGTACCTATATATGGAAGAATTGCAACGATTGAGCTCTTCCGGCCTCAT AATGAGACTCAGGATTTTCTTTTCATTGCTACGGAGAGGTACAAATTCTGTGTTCTGCAATGGGACGCAGAAAAATCAGAGCTAATTACCAG AGCCATGGGTGATGTTTCTGATCGCATTGGCCGCCCTACTGACAATGGACAG ATTGGAATCATCGACCCTGACTGCAGACTCATTGGCCTTCATCTCTATGATGGCTTATTTAAG GTTATACCATTTGACAACAAAGGGCAGCTGAAGGAAGCTTTCAATATCAG ACTGGAAGAACTTCAAGTACTGGACATCAAATTTCTGCATGGTTGTGTTAAACCTACTATTGTTGTCCTCTACCAG GATAATAAAGACGTGAGGCATGTTAAGACTTATGAAGTTGCACTGAAGGACAAAGATTTTGTTGAGGGTCCTTGGTCCCAGAATAATGTAGACAATGGTGCTGGTTTGTTAATACCAGTACCAGCTCCACTTGGTGGTGTGATAATAATTGGCGAGGAGCAAATAGTTTACTGCAATGCCAATTCTACATTTAAAGCGATACCAATAAAACAA TCCATCATTAGAGCTTATGGACGGGTTGACCCAGATGGTTCTCGATATTTACTTGGTGATAATACTGGAATTCTGCATTTACTTGTCCTTACCCATGAACGAGAAAG GGTTACTGGTTTGAAAATTGAATACCTTGGAGAGACTTCGATTGCATCATCGATTTCATATCTCGATAATGGCGTTGTTTATGTTGGTTCACGGTTTGGCGATTCACAG CTGGTGAAGCTGAACCTCCAAGCTGATGCAAGCGGTTCATTTGTTGAAATTCTTGAACGGTATGTTAATCTTGGACCGATTGTGGACTTTTGCATGGTTGACCTTGATAGGCAGGGTCAAGGTCAGGTGGTCACTTGCTCTGGGGCATATAAAGATGGTTCCCTTCGGGTGGTTCGGAATGGTATAGGGATTAATGAGCAG GCTTCAGTAGAACTCCAAGGCATAAAGGGATTATGGTCATTGAAATCTTCGTTCAATGATCCATATGACATGTACCTTGTCGTGAGCTTTATAAGTGAGACACGATTCTTGGCGATGAACATGGAAGATGAACTAGAAGAGACTGAGATAGAGGGGTTTGATGCACAAACTGAAACCCTGTTTTGTCAGAATGCGATCAATGATCTTCTTATACAG GTTACTGCTAATTCTGTTTGGTTAGTCAGTTGTACCTCCCGGGAGCTAGTGGATCAATGGAATGCACCAGCAGGATTCTCAGTCAATGTTGCTTCAGCTAATGCCAGTCAG GTTCTGTTGGCAACTGGTGGTGGCCATCTTGTTTACCTGGAAATTAGGGATGCTAAACTTGTTGAAGTGAAGCATGCACAGCTAGAACATGAAATTTCTTGTCTTGATTTGAACCCAATTGGGGAGAATCCACAGTATAGTTCCCTAGCTGCTGTTGGGATGTGGACAGATATAAGTGTTAGAATATTTTCACTTCCAGATCTTGAATTAATAAGGAAGGAAAATTTGGGTGGAGAAATTGTTCCTCGGTCTGTTCTGCTGTGCACCTTGGAGGGG GTTTCGTATTTGCTTTGTGCTCTTGGGGATGGTAACCTGTTCAGTTTTCTGCTGAATGCAAGTACAGGTGAACTGACTGATAGAAAGAAGGTTACCCTCGGGACCCAACCCATCAGCCTTCGTACCTTCTCATCAAAGGGTACCACCCACATGTTTGCTTCGTCAGATAGGCCAACTGTCATCTATAGCAGCAATAAGAAGCTTCTCTATAGCAATGTCAATTTGAAAGAGGTTAATCATATGTGCCCTTTCAATACAGCCGCTTTTCCAGACAG TCTTGCAATTGCTAAAGAGGGTGAGCTTTCAATTGGAACTATCGATGATATCCAGAAGCTTCATATCCGCACAATCCCCCTTAATGAACAAGCACGTCGCATTTGCCACCAGGAGCAATCAAGGACACTAGCATTTTGCAGTTTCAAGTGCAACCAGAGTGTGGAGGAAAGTGAGACTCATTTAATACGTCTGCTAGATCATCAAACTTTTGAGTCCCTGTGTGTATATCCTCTAGATCAATATGAATATGGCTGCTCCATCATTAGCTGTTCGTTTGCGGATGATAATAATGTTTATTACTGTGTGGGAACTGCATATGTTATACCTGAAGAAAATGAACCAACAAAG GGCCGGATCCTTGTATTTGCAGTTGAAGATGGAAGCTTGCAATTAATTGTGGAGAAAGAAACCAAAGGAGCAGTTTATTCGCTGAATGCATTTAATGGGAAATTATTGGCTGCTATCAACCAGAAGATTCAATTATATAAGTGGATGTCACGCGAGGATGGTTCACATGAGCTGCAATCTGAGTGTGGCCACCATGGGCACATACTTGCCTTGTATACTCAAACGCGTGGTGACTTCATTGTGGTTGGCGATCTGATGAAATCAATATCCTTGCTGGTGTATAAG CATGAGGAAAGCGCGATTGAAGAGCGTGCTAGGGATTACAATGCAAACTGGATGACTGCAGTTGAGATGCTTAATGATGAAGTCTATGTTGGGGCGGAGAATGGCTATAACCTATTCACCGTGCGCAAGAACAGCGATGCAGCCACAGATGATGAAAGGGCCAGGCTTGAGGTCGTCGGGGAGTACCATCTTGGGGAGTTTGTGAACAGATTCCGCCATGGTTCACTCGTGATGCGTCTTCCAGACTCAGAGATAGGGCAGATTCCTACGGTCATCTTTGGCACAATAAACGGGGTAATTGGCATTATTGCCTCCCTCCCGCATGACCAATACGTCTTCCTAGAGAAGCTCCAGTCGACTCTTGTGAAGTACATAAAGGGCGTCGGAAACCTGAGCCATGAGCAATGGCGGTCGTTCCATAATGACAAGAAGACAGCGGAGGCTCGGAACTTCCTTGACGGTGACCTGATCGAGTCGTTCCTTGACCTGAGCCGGAGCAAGATGGAGGAGGTGTCCAAGGCGATGGGTGTCCCCGTGGAGGAGCTGTCCAAGAGGGTGGAAGAGCTGACGAGGCTTCACTAG